From Azospirillaceae bacterium, the proteins below share one genomic window:
- a CDS encoding gamma-glutamyl-gamma-aminobutyrate hydrolase family protein, with the protein MSPSGPIPLVGVPACAQEVGGYPSYTAGEKYVRAVSEGAKALPVIIPPLGSGIDVDDLAARLDGLLVTGSLSNVEPHRYGGGPDLSLPPHDPARDATTLPLIQACLRRSVPILAICRGLQELNVAMGGTLHARVHDVPGRMDHRARGQTPEERYAPAHPVRILPGGLLAGIAGTGEAPGEATVNSLHWQGIDRLAPGLRVEAEAPDGTIEAVSVEMAGAFALAVQWHPEWRFAENPLSTGLLAAFGEAARSRALARTRRVAAE; encoded by the coding sequence ATGAGCCCGTCCGGTCCGATCCCCCTTGTCGGTGTCCCCGCCTGCGCGCAGGAGGTCGGCGGCTACCCGTCCTACACGGCGGGCGAGAAGTACGTCCGCGCGGTGTCGGAAGGCGCCAAGGCGCTGCCCGTCATCATCCCGCCCCTGGGGTCGGGGATCGACGTCGATGATCTGGCCGCGCGGCTGGACGGGTTGCTGGTCACCGGAAGCCTGTCCAACGTCGAGCCGCACCGGTACGGCGGCGGGCCGGACCTGTCGCTTCCGCCCCACGATCCGGCGCGCGACGCCACCACCTTGCCGCTGATCCAGGCCTGCCTGCGCCGCAGCGTTCCGATCCTGGCCATCTGCCGCGGTCTGCAGGAGCTGAACGTGGCGATGGGCGGGACCCTGCACGCCCGCGTCCACGACGTTCCGGGCCGGATGGACCACCGCGCCCGCGGGCAGACGCCCGAGGAGCGCTACGCGCCCGCGCACCCCGTCCGCATCCTGCCCGGCGGGCTGCTTGCCGGCATCGCCGGCACCGGGGAGGCCCCCGGGGAAGCGACGGTCAATTCGCTCCACTGGCAGGGCATCGACCGCTTGGCACCCGGCCTGCGGGTCGAGGCCGAAGCACCGGACGGAACCATCGAGGCGGTGTCGGTGGAGATGGCGGGCGCCTTCGCACTGGCCGTGCAATGGCACCCGGAATGGCGGTTCGCCGAAAACCCGCTGTCGACCGGTCTGCTGGCCGCCTTCGGCGAGGCGGCACGGTCGCGCGCGCTGGCGCGGACGCGCCGGGTGGCAGCGGAGTAG
- a CDS encoding exodeoxyribonuclease III: protein MRVCTWNINSVRLRLDLLLKLLDEHAPDVVCLQETKVVNDQFPLAAVRDRGYVHIHVSGMKAYNGVAILSRIPFRHTETPHWCGRTDCRHAAAVLENGVEVHSLYIPSGGDIPDPAVNDKFAHKLQFLDELTAWWPTARSAERPMVLTGDLNIAPLEHDVWSHKELLDVVSHTPIEVEKLTAMQASIGWVDAVRRFVPADRKLYTWWSYRAQDWNASDRGRRLDHVWVTPPLAAGLKGYKVLREARGWEPKPSDHVPVLVDLEP from the coding sequence GTGCGTGTCTGCACCTGGAACATCAACTCGGTCCGCTTACGGCTGGACCTGCTTTTGAAGCTGCTCGACGAGCACGCGCCCGACGTGGTCTGCCTGCAGGAGACCAAGGTGGTGAACGACCAGTTCCCCCTGGCGGCGGTGCGGGACCGCGGCTACGTCCACATCCACGTGTCCGGCATGAAGGCCTACAACGGCGTTGCGATCCTTTCGCGCATCCCGTTCCGGCACACCGAAACGCCGCACTGGTGCGGCCGGACCGACTGCCGCCATGCCGCCGCGGTGCTGGAAAACGGGGTGGAGGTGCACTCCCTCTACATCCCGTCCGGCGGCGACATCCCCGATCCCGCGGTCAACGACAAGTTCGCCCACAAGCTCCAATTCCTGGACGAGCTGACGGCGTGGTGGCCGACCGCCCGCTCGGCCGAGCGGCCGATGGTGCTGACCGGCGATCTGAACATCGCGCCTTTGGAACACGACGTCTGGTCCCACAAGGAGCTGCTGGACGTGGTCAGCCACACCCCCATCGAGGTGGAGAAGCTGACGGCGATGCAGGCGTCCATCGGTTGGGTGGACGCGGTGCGCCGCTTCGTGCCCGCCGACCGGAAACTCTACACGTGGTGGAGCTACCGGGCGCAGGACTGGAACGCGTCGGATCGCGGCCGGCGGCTCGACCACGTCTGGGTGACGCCCCCGTTGGCGGCCGGGCTCAAAGGCTACAAGGTCCTGCGCGAGGCCCGCGGCTGGGAACCGAAGCCGTCCGACCACGTGCCGGTGCTGGTCGATCTGGAGCCGTAG
- a CDS encoding MOSC domain-containing protein yields the protein MDGTVTAVSRGAKHTFSKENRDEIRLLAGLGVEDDAHMGRTVRHRSRVAKDPTRPNLRQVHLIHAELHDALRAAGFDVSAGDMGENITTRGIDLLGLPTGARLHLGGTAVVEVTGLRNPCFQLDRFRPGLMAAVLDRDADGGLVRKAGIMGIVVTGGVVRPGDGVTVEAPPPPHRPLKPV from the coding sequence ATGGACGGGACGGTAACGGCGGTCAGCCGCGGTGCGAAGCACACGTTCTCCAAGGAGAACCGGGACGAGATCCGGCTTCTGGCCGGCCTGGGCGTGGAGGATGACGCCCACATGGGCAGGACCGTGCGGCACAGGTCGCGGGTGGCCAAGGACCCCACACGGCCCAACCTGCGCCAGGTGCACCTGATCCATGCCGAGCTGCACGACGCGCTGCGGGCCGCCGGCTTCGACGTGTCGGCCGGGGACATGGGCGAGAACATCACAACCCGCGGCATCGATCTGCTGGGCCTGCCGACCGGCGCCCGGCTCCACCTGGGCGGCACCGCCGTGGTCGAGGTGACGGGCCTGCGCAACCCGTGCTTCCAGCTGGACCGGTTCCGGCCGGGCCTGATGGCGGCGGTCTTGGACCGCGACGCGGACGGTGGATTGGTCCGCAAGGCGGGGATCATGGGCATTGTCGTGACGGGCGGGGTGGTCCGCCCCGGCGACGGGGTGACGGTCGAAGCGCCCCCGCCGCCGCACCGGCCGCTGAAACCGGTCTGA
- a CDS encoding cyclic nucleotide-binding domain-containing protein has protein sequence MSLAEEVELLRKIPLFANVEQSKLKLLAFTSERVVFNAGDILFRQDEMGNAAYIIMDGEAEVIVNTPNGPLKVATVGRNDFVGEIAILCDVPRTATIRAATQLNTLCISKELFFRLITEFPQMAVEIMRVLAQRLEKTTRQLREAVATKG, from the coding sequence GTGAGCCTGGCGGAAGAAGTCGAACTGCTGCGCAAGATCCCGCTGTTCGCCAATGTCGAGCAGTCGAAGCTGAAGCTGCTGGCCTTCACCAGCGAACGGGTCGTCTTCAATGCCGGCGACATCCTGTTCCGTCAGGACGAGATGGGCAACGCCGCCTACATCATCATGGATGGCGAGGCCGAGGTCATCGTGAACACGCCGAACGGGCCGCTGAAGGTGGCGACCGTGGGCCGGAACGACTTCGTGGGTGAAATCGCCATCCTGTGCGACGTGCCGCGCACGGCAACCATCCGCGCGGCGACCCAACTCAATACCCTGTGCATCTCGAAGGAACTGTTCTTCCGCCTGATCACCGAGTTCCCGCAGATGGCGGTGGAGATCATGCGCGTCCTGGCCCAGCGCCTGGAAAAAACCACCCGGCAGTTGCGCGAGGCCGTGGCCACGAAGGGCTGA
- a CDS encoding TRAP transporter large permease, whose amino-acid sequence MSAFGFEGIGLALAMFALLMAMLALRVPIAVAMMAAGATGYVSVVGWAPLAAYLKSAAYFRFSNYDLSIIPLFLLMGSFAGKAGVSAALYRAGYVFLGHRRGGLAMATIGACAGFGAICGSSLATAATMCQVALPEMRRYGYSGRLATGTLAAGGTLGILIPPSVVLAVYGILAEQNIGTLFLAAIVPGLIATAGYMLAIAVYVRLHPEHGPAGARATPAEKWAAVRGVWPVVLIFTVVIGGIYGGVFTPTEAAAVGAFATGVLARVRGGLDRRGLVDCIAGTAETTAMIFLILLGADIFNAFLAFTRMPADLAAWIADGGFDPMAVVIAVLLLYFVLGCLMDSLSMILLTIPVFLPAMRVLDFGMGWDDTAIWFGILVLVTTEVGLITPPVGMNVYVINSMARDVPMSETFRGVMPFLASDMVRIALLTAFPALSLWVVWVAGS is encoded by the coding sequence ATGAGCGCCTTCGGGTTCGAGGGCATCGGCTTGGCCCTCGCCATGTTCGCCCTGCTGATGGCGATGCTGGCGCTGCGCGTGCCGATCGCGGTGGCGATGATGGCGGCCGGGGCCACGGGATACGTGTCGGTGGTCGGGTGGGCGCCGTTGGCGGCATACCTGAAGTCCGCGGCCTATTTCCGCTTTTCCAACTACGACCTGTCGATCATCCCGCTGTTCCTGCTGATGGGGTCTTTCGCCGGCAAGGCCGGGGTGTCGGCCGCGCTCTACCGCGCGGGCTACGTGTTCCTCGGCCATCGCCGGGGCGGACTGGCGATGGCGACCATCGGGGCCTGTGCCGGGTTCGGGGCCATCTGCGGCTCGTCGCTCGCCACCGCCGCCACCATGTGCCAGGTGGCCCTGCCCGAGATGCGCCGCTACGGCTATTCCGGCCGGCTGGCCACCGGGACGCTCGCCGCGGGCGGGACGCTGGGCATCCTGATTCCGCCCTCGGTGGTGCTCGCGGTGTACGGCATCCTGGCCGAACAGAACATCGGCACCCTGTTCCTGGCGGCCATCGTCCCCGGCCTGATCGCCACCGCCGGGTACATGCTGGCCATCGCCGTCTATGTCCGCCTCCACCCCGAGCACGGCCCTGCCGGCGCGCGTGCGACGCCGGCGGAGAAATGGGCGGCGGTTCGCGGTGTCTGGCCGGTCGTGCTCATCTTCACCGTGGTGATCGGCGGCATCTACGGCGGCGTCTTCACCCCCACCGAGGCCGCCGCGGTCGGCGCGTTCGCCACGGGTGTGCTCGCCCGGGTGCGGGGCGGACTGGACCGGCGCGGGCTGGTGGACTGCATCGCCGGCACCGCCGAGACGACGGCTATGATCTTCCTGATCCTGCTGGGTGCGGACATCTTCAACGCCTTCCTGGCGTTCACGCGGATGCCGGCGGATCTGGCCGCGTGGATCGCGGACGGCGGGTTCGACCCCATGGCGGTCGTCATCGCCGTCCTGCTGCTTTATTTCGTGCTGGGCTGCCTGATGGACAGCCTCAGCATGATCCTGCTGACCATCCCGGTGTTCCTGCCGGCCATGCGGGTGTTGGACTTCGGGATGGGCTGGGACGACACGGCGATCTGGTTCGGCATCCTGGTGCTGGTGACGACCGAGGTCGGCCTGATCACGCCGCCGGTCGGGATGAACGTCTACGTCATCAACTCCATGGCCCGCGACGTGCCCATGTCCGAGACGTTCCGGGGCGTGATGCCGTTCCTGGCGTCGGACATGGTCCGCATCGCCCTGCTGACGGCCTTCCCGGCCCTGTCGCTGTGGGTGGTCTGGGTCGCGGGGTCCTGA
- a CDS encoding class I SAM-dependent methyltransferase produces the protein MSRLDSFIRRLTAQRDCLDAAAARVADLSGPVLELGLGNGRTYSHLVERLPGRDVFVFEREVMAHPRSLPPPDRLILGDFLETLPTAGARIGAPAVLAHMDVGNGDEAASRWLAAAAARLLVPLLANGAVVVGDQPLDLPDLAPLPLPETVEPGRYFMFAKTG, from the coding sequence TTGAGCCGGCTCGACAGCTTCATCCGCCGGCTGACCGCGCAACGCGACTGCCTGGACGCGGCCGCCGCACGGGTGGCCGATCTGTCCGGGCCGGTGCTGGAACTCGGCCTCGGCAACGGCCGGACCTATTCCCATCTGGTCGAACGGCTTCCCGGCCGGGACGTCTTCGTGTTCGAACGCGAAGTGATGGCGCACCCGCGGTCCCTGCCGCCGCCCGACCGCCTGATCCTCGGCGACTTCCTGGAAACACTGCCCACGGCGGGCGCCCGGATCGGCGCGCCGGCCGTGCTCGCCCACATGGATGTCGGCAACGGCGACGAGGCGGCCAGCCGATGGCTGGCCGCGGCAGCCGCCCGGCTCCTGGTGCCGTTGCTGGCGAACGGGGCCGTGGTGGTCGGCGACCAGCCGCTGGACCTCCCGGACCTGGCCCCGCTGCCCCTGCCGGAAACGGTGGAGCCCGGCCGGTACTTCATGTTCGCGAAGACCGGCTGA
- a CDS encoding TRAP transporter substrate-binding protein, producing MRRRQFVKATLGGAVAAPLVARYSGANAQAQVTLRLHHFLPATTTGQTGVFEPWAKRLAEESQNRIRVQIFPAMQLGGAPPQLFDQARDGIVDMVWTLPGYTPNRFPLIEVFELPFLAGSARATSLALAEFADKHLRQEFREVVPVGFWAHDPGHIHTRDRLVRTMEDLKGLKLRFPTRQANETLKALGADTVGMPVPAVPEALSRGTIDGAVIPWEVVPTIRVHELCKTHTVIPGTPGLYTATFILAMNRRTYENLPADLRDVLDRNRGLPFSRLAGEAWDAAAAKGRDAAAQRGNRIHELSADEVARWREATRPVVEAWVMSMQQRGVDGQALLDEARALIAKHA from the coding sequence ATGCGACGGCGTCAGTTCGTGAAGGCCACCCTCGGCGGCGCGGTGGCAGCCCCCCTCGTCGCCCGCTACTCCGGCGCCAACGCGCAGGCCCAGGTCACATTGCGCCTGCACCATTTCCTGCCGGCCACGACGACCGGCCAGACGGGCGTGTTCGAGCCGTGGGCGAAGCGGTTGGCGGAGGAAAGCCAGAACCGCATCCGGGTGCAGATCTTCCCCGCCATGCAGCTCGGCGGCGCGCCCCCGCAACTGTTCGACCAGGCCCGCGACGGGATCGTCGACATGGTGTGGACCCTGCCCGGCTACACCCCGAACCGCTTCCCCCTGATCGAGGTGTTCGAACTGCCCTTCCTGGCGGGGTCGGCGCGGGCCACCAGCCTGGCGCTGGCGGAGTTCGCGGACAAGCACCTGCGCCAGGAGTTCCGCGAGGTGGTGCCGGTCGGGTTCTGGGCCCACGATCCGGGCCACATCCACACGCGCGACCGTTTGGTCCGCACCATGGAGGACCTGAAGGGGCTGAAGCTGCGCTTCCCCACCCGCCAGGCGAACGAGACGCTGAAGGCGCTGGGGGCGGACACGGTGGGCATGCCGGTGCCCGCGGTGCCCGAGGCCCTGTCCCGCGGCACCATCGACGGCGCGGTGATCCCGTGGGAAGTCGTGCCCACCATCCGCGTGCACGAACTGTGCAAGACCCACACGGTGATCCCGGGCACACCGGGTCTCTACACCGCCACCTTCATCCTGGCGATGAACCGGCGGACCTACGAAAACCTGCCCGCCGACCTGCGCGACGTGCTGGACCGGAACCGCGGCCTGCCGTTCTCGCGCCTGGCCGGGGAGGCCTGGGACGCGGCGGCGGCCAAGGGACGGGACGCCGCGGCGCAACGCGGCAACCGGATCCACGAACTGTCGGCGGACGAGGTCGCGCGCTGGCGCGAGGCGACGCGCCCGGTCGTCGAGGCATGGGTGATGTCGATGCAGCAACGCGGCGTCGACGGTCAGGCGCTGCTGGACGAGGCGCGCGCCCTGATCGCCAAGCATGCCTGA
- a CDS encoding fumarylacetoacetate hydrolase family protein, which produces MTYAVPLWAQPALPVRGADALFPVRRIYCVGRNYAAHAREMGHDPAREPPFFFQKPADALVQDGGFMPYPPATRDLHHEIELVVALHKGGANIPADKALEHVFGYAVGLDMTRRDLQGEAKKAGRPWDMGKGFDHSAPCSAVVPAAVAGHPSSGRISLSVNGQTRQDGDIADMIWSVPETIVYLSGLVELMPGDLIFTGTPEGVAACARGDVLEGRIDGIGDLRITVA; this is translated from the coding sequence ATGACCTATGCCGTTCCGCTCTGGGCGCAGCCGGCCTTGCCCGTCCGGGGGGCCGATGCGCTGTTCCCGGTCCGACGCATCTACTGCGTCGGCCGCAACTACGCCGCCCACGCCCGCGAGATGGGCCACGACCCCGCCCGCGAACCCCCGTTCTTCTTCCAGAAGCCGGCGGACGCGCTGGTCCAGGACGGCGGCTTCATGCCTTACCCCCCGGCCACCCGCGACCTGCACCACGAGATCGAACTGGTCGTGGCCCTGCACAAGGGTGGTGCGAACATCCCGGCGGACAAGGCGCTGGAGCATGTGTTCGGTTATGCGGTGGGACTGGACATGACCCGCCGCGACCTGCAGGGCGAAGCGAAGAAGGCCGGCCGGCCCTGGGACATGGGCAAGGGCTTCGACCACTCCGCCCCGTGCTCGGCCGTCGTGCCGGCCGCCGTCGCCGGGCACCCGTCGAGCGGGCGCATCTCGCTGAGCGTGAACGGGCAGACGCGCCAGGACGGCGATATCGCCGATATGATCTGGAGCGTGCCCGAAACCATCGTCTACCTGTCGGGCCTGGTCGAGCTGATGCCCGGCGACCTGATCTTCACCGGAACCCCGGAGGGCGTCGCCGCCTGTGCGCGGGGCGACGTGCTGGAAGGCCGGATCGACGGCATAGGCGATCTGCGCATCACCGTCGCCTGA
- the polA gene encoding DNA polymerase I → MTDVPTAEPRSPGTPSGTGKPAGLYLVDGSGYIFRAFHALPPMNRPDGTPVNAVYGFTGMLMRLLADLHAEAVAVVFDANRNNWRNAVYDQYKANRSETPPELVPQFPLIREAVDAFNLPALELEGYEADDLIATYAKVAAAEGIPVTIVSSDKDLMQLVGPGVRMWDPIKQKPIEAAEVAEKFGVPPEKVVDVQALAGDSVDNVPGVPGIGIKTAAQLIAEYGDLETLLARAGEIKQPKRRECLIQYADQARISKRLVQLDANAPMPLPVTDLTVRAPDPVRLVSFLRAQGFRSLVQRVEQEAAKLGVRTPVAPPAVSGGASSAPDGADEAPSSGNGASDNGAVVPSRRTEPDGPANYELVDTVEALDRWIAMAAEAGVVAVDTETDSLLPSAAKLVGVSLSVTPGRACYIPLGHVAAEAPVGGELDFSDQAPPRQIPLAEAVARLKPLLENPSVLKVGHNLKFDWQVLRRHGIEMAPWDDTMLISYVLDCGRHNHGMDDLAARHCNHTTISYDSVTGTGRNRITFDRVPLDKACTYAAEDADITLRLWRVLKPRLVRERATALYETIERPLVRVVAEMETRGIRVDPRVLQDLSRRFGERLQRIEAEIHGLAGRVFNVGSTKQLGDVLFGDLGLPGGRKLKTGGYSTDSAVLEPLAEQGHDIAAKVLAWRQTSKLRSTYTDALQEQIQKDGRVHTSFSLALTNTGRLSSSDPNLQNIPIRTEEGREIRRAFVAEPGCKLLSVDYSQIELRLIAEIAGIDAMKEAFNAGIDIHAATAHQVFGVPLDQINGDLRRRAKTINFGIIYGISGFGLGQRLGIPPGEANRFIQQYLDKYWQLRDYMEKTKEECRATGYVTTLFGRRCHIQGIRDQNPNRRASAERQAINAPIQGTAADIIKRAMVRIPGALDGAGLKARMLLQVHDELLFEVPEAEVEATTAVVRAVMEGAANLSVPLLAEAGAADNWADAH, encoded by the coding sequence ATGACCGACGTACCGACCGCCGAACCCCGCTCTCCCGGCACCCCCTCCGGCACCGGCAAGCCCGCCGGGCTGTACCTGGTGGACGGCTCCGGCTACATCTTCCGGGCCTTCCACGCCCTGCCGCCGATGAACCGGCCCGACGGGACGCCGGTGAATGCCGTCTATGGGTTCACGGGCATGCTCATGCGCCTGCTGGCGGATCTGCATGCCGAGGCGGTGGCCGTGGTGTTCGACGCCAACCGCAACAATTGGCGGAACGCGGTCTACGACCAGTACAAGGCCAACCGGAGCGAGACCCCGCCCGAACTGGTGCCCCAGTTCCCCCTGATCCGCGAGGCGGTGGACGCCTTCAACCTGCCCGCCCTGGAATTGGAGGGCTACGAGGCCGACGACCTGATCGCCACCTACGCCAAGGTCGCGGCGGCCGAAGGCATCCCGGTCACCATCGTCTCGTCCGACAAGGACCTGATGCAGTTGGTGGGCCCCGGCGTGCGCATGTGGGACCCCATCAAGCAGAAGCCGATCGAGGCCGCCGAGGTGGCCGAGAAGTTCGGCGTCCCCCCGGAAAAGGTCGTGGATGTCCAGGCGCTGGCCGGCGACAGCGTGGACAATGTGCCGGGCGTCCCCGGCATCGGGATCAAAACGGCCGCCCAGCTCATCGCCGAGTACGGCGATTTGGAGACGCTGCTGGCCCGGGCCGGCGAGATCAAGCAGCCCAAGCGCCGGGAATGCCTGATCCAGTATGCCGACCAGGCCCGCATCTCCAAGCGGCTGGTCCAGCTCGACGCCAACGCGCCGATGCCGCTGCCGGTGACGGACCTGACGGTCCGCGCACCCGATCCCGTCCGCCTCGTCAGCTTCCTGCGCGCCCAGGGCTTCCGCAGCCTGGTGCAGCGGGTGGAGCAGGAGGCGGCCAAGCTTGGCGTGCGCACGCCCGTCGCCCCACCGGCCGTGTCCGGCGGCGCATCCTCCGCACCGGACGGGGCGGACGAAGCGCCATCCTCCGGCAACGGGGCATCCGATAACGGGGCCGTTGTCCCCAGCCGCCGGACCGAACCCGACGGGCCCGCGAACTACGAGCTGGTGGATACCGTCGAGGCATTGGATCGTTGGATCGCAATGGCGGCCGAGGCCGGCGTGGTGGCGGTCGACACCGAGACCGACAGCCTGCTGCCCTCGGCCGCCAAGCTGGTGGGCGTGTCCCTGTCGGTGACGCCCGGCCGGGCCTGCTACATCCCGCTGGGCCATGTGGCGGCGGAGGCGCCGGTGGGCGGCGAGTTGGATTTCTCCGACCAGGCCCCGCCCCGGCAGATCCCGCTGGCCGAGGCCGTCGCGCGCCTGAAGCCGCTGTTGGAAAACCCGTCCGTCCTCAAGGTCGGCCACAACCTGAAATTCGACTGGCAGGTGCTGCGCCGGCACGGCATCGAGATGGCGCCGTGGGACGACACCATGCTGATTTCCTATGTGCTGGACTGCGGCCGGCACAACCACGGCATGGACGACTTGGCGGCCCGGCACTGCAACCACACAACCATCAGCTACGACAGCGTCACCGGGACCGGGCGCAACCGCATCACCTTCGACCGGGTGCCCCTGGACAAGGCCTGCACCTATGCGGCCGAGGATGCCGACATCACGCTGCGGCTGTGGCGGGTGCTGAAGCCCCGGTTGGTGCGCGAGCGGGCGACCGCACTGTACGAGACGATCGAGCGGCCGCTGGTCCGCGTCGTCGCCGAAATGGAAACCCGCGGCATCCGCGTGGATCCGCGCGTCCTGCAGGACCTGTCCCGACGGTTCGGCGAACGCCTCCAGCGGATCGAGGCCGAGATCCACGGGCTGGCCGGCCGGGTCTTCAACGTCGGCTCGACCAAGCAGCTCGGCGATGTGCTGTTCGGCGACCTGGGCCTGCCCGGCGGGCGCAAGCTGAAGACCGGCGGCTATTCCACCGACAGCGCCGTGCTGGAACCCCTGGCCGAGCAGGGGCACGACATCGCGGCCAAGGTGCTGGCCTGGCGGCAGACGTCCAAGCTGCGCTCGACCTACACCGACGCCCTGCAGGAGCAGATCCAGAAGGACGGCCGGGTGCACACGTCCTTCTCCCTGGCGTTGACCAACACCGGGCGCCTGTCCTCGTCCGATCCGAACCTGCAGAACATCCCCATCCGCACCGAGGAGGGGCGCGAAATCCGCCGCGCCTTCGTCGCCGAACCGGGATGCAAGCTTCTGTCGGTGGACTATTCGCAGATCGAGCTGCGCCTGATCGCGGAGATCGCCGGCATCGACGCCATGAAGGAGGCGTTCAACGCCGGCATCGACATTCACGCCGCCACCGCCCACCAGGTGTTCGGCGTGCCGCTGGACCAGATCAACGGCGACCTGCGCCGGCGTGCCAAAACCATCAACTTCGGCATCATCTACGGCATTTCGGGCTTCGGCCTGGGCCAGCGCCTCGGCATTCCGCCCGGCGAAGCCAACCGCTTCATCCAGCAGTACCTGGACAAGTACTGGCAGCTCCGCGACTACATGGAGAAGACCAAGGAGGAATGCCGGGCGACGGGCTACGTCACCACCCTGTTCGGCCGGCGGTGCCACATCCAGGGCATCCGCGACCAGAACCCGAACCGCCGGGCTTCCGCCGAACGCCAAGCCATCAATGCGCCCATCCAGGGCACCGCGGCCGACATCATCAAGCGCGCCATGGTGCGCATCCCCGGCGCGCTCGATGGGGCCGGGCTGAAGGCGCGGATGCTGTTGCAGGTGCACGACGAACTGCTGTTCGAAGTGCCCGAAGCCGAGGTCGAGGCGACGACGGCCGTGGTGCGGGCGGTCATGGAAGGGGCCGCCAACCTGTCGGTCCCGCTCCTGGCCGAGGCCGGCGCCGCCGACAATTGGGCCGACGCGCACTGA
- a CDS encoding TRAP transporter small permease: MPEAGAAAGPVGRALERVSLWLAGFGGTVLGAITLLTVASVTLRYLYGRPIPGDYELVSMGCAVAVFAFLPLCQMRRGNVAVDIFTQRAPAWAKGLLDALGALVYLGFAVLLLVQMHAGMVDRIPDPETGRYGETTMVLGVPVWPAFLPILVSLAVLCATCAHGVVRGLREARA; the protein is encoded by the coding sequence ATGCCTGAGGCCGGTGCCGCGGCCGGCCCGGTCGGACGGGCCCTGGAGCGGGTCTCGCTGTGGCTCGCCGGCTTCGGCGGGACCGTCCTGGGCGCCATCACGCTCCTGACCGTGGCCAGCGTCACCCTGCGCTACCTGTACGGGCGTCCGATCCCGGGCGACTACGAGCTGGTGTCCATGGGCTGCGCCGTGGCCGTCTTCGCGTTCCTGCCGCTCTGCCAGATGCGCCGCGGCAACGTGGCGGTGGACATTTTCACCCAGCGCGCACCGGCCTGGGCCAAGGGGCTTCTCGACGCGCTGGGCGCCCTGGTCTATCTGGGCTTCGCCGTCCTGCTGCTGGTCCAGATGCACGCCGGCATGGTGGACCGCATTCCCGATCCGGAAACCGGCCGGTACGGCGAGACGACGATGGTCCTCGGGGTTCCGGTGTGGCCCGCCTTCCTGCCGATCCTGGTGTCGCTGGCCGTGCTGTGCGCGACGTGCGCGCATGGGGTCGTCCGCGGCCTGCGGGAGGCGCGCGCATGA